One genomic window of Eptesicus fuscus isolate TK198812 chromosome 6, DD_ASM_mEF_20220401, whole genome shotgun sequence includes the following:
- the TRIM11 gene encoding E3 ubiquitin-protein ligase TRIM11 isoform X2: MAASDLSTNLQEEATCAICLDYFMDPVMTDCGHNFCRECIRRCWGQPEGPYACPECRELSPQRNLRPNRPLAKMAEMARRLHPPSPVPQGVCAAHREPLASFCADELRLLCAACERSGEHWAHRVRPLQDAAEDLKGKLEKSLDHLQKQMEDALLFQAQAEETCALWQMVESQRQNVRSEFERLRRLLAEEEQRLLQRLEEEELEVLPPLQESAVRLGQQSAQLADLVAELEGRCQLPALGLLQDIMDTLRRVQEVKLQPPKVVPMEMRTVCRVPGLVEALQRFRGDITLDPDTANPELVLSEDMQSVRRGDLRQPLPDSPERFDPGPCVLGREPLSSGRHYWEVEVGERASWALGVCRENANRKEKGELFAGNGFWILVFLGGFYNSSERAFAPLRDPPRRVGIFLDYEAGHLAFYSATDGSLLYAFPETPFSGTLRALFSPLSSSPTPMTICRPKGGLGDGLASQ; encoded by the exons ATGGCCGCCTCCGACTTGTCCACCAACCTCCAGGAGGAGGCCACCTGCGCCATCTGCCTCGACTACTTCATGGACCCCGTGATGACCGACTGCGGCCACAACTTCTGCCGCGAGTGCATCCGGCGCTGCTGGGGCCAGCCCGAGGGCCCGTACGCCTGCCCCGAGTGTCGCGAGCTGTCCCCGCAGCGGAACCTGCGGCCCAACCGCCCGCTGGCCAAGATGGCCGAGATGGCGCGGCGCCTGCACCCGCCGTCCCCGGTGCCCCAGGGCGTGTGCGCCGCGCACCGCGAGCCGCTGGCGTCCTTCTGCGCCGACGAGCTGCGCCTGCTGTGCGCGGCCTGCGAGCGCTCGGGGGAGCACTGGGCGCACCGCGTCCGCCCGCTGCAGGACGCAGCcgaggacctcaag GGCAAGCTGGAGAAGTCCCTGGACCACCTGCAGAAGCAAATGGAAGATGCCCTGCTGTTTCAGGCTCAGGCGGAGGAGACCTGTGCCCTGTGGCAG ATGGTGGAGAGCCAGCGGCAGAATGTGCGCTCAGAGTTTGAGCGGCTGCGCCGCCTGCTGGCAGAGGAAGAGCAACGGCTTCTgcagaggctggaggaggaggagctggaagtGCTGCCCCCGCTGCAGGAGAGCGCTGTCCGCCTTGGGCAGCAGAGCGCCCAGCTCGCTGATCTTGTCGCTGAGCTGGAGGGGCGCTGCCAGCTGCCGGCATTGGGACTGCTGCAG GACATCATGGACACCCTGCGCAG GGTCCAGGAAGTGAAGCTGCAGCCGCCTAAGGTGGTGCCCATGGAGATGAGGACGGTGTGCAGGGTCCCGGGGCTGGTGGAGGCTCTGCAGAGGTTCCGAG GGGATATAACGCTGGATCCTGACACTGCTAACCCTGAGCTGGTCCTGTCAGAAGACATGCAGAGTGTGCGGCGGGGGGACCTGCGGCAACCCTTGCCTGACAGCCCTGAGCGCTTTGACCCCGGACCCTGTGTGCTGGGCCGGGAGCCCCTGAGCTCCGGCCGCCACTACTGGGAAGTGGAGGTGGGCGAGCGGGCCAGCTGGGCCTTGGGTGTCTGCAGGGAGAATGCTAACCGTAAGGAGAAGGGTGAACTCTTTGCAGGCAACGGGTTCTGGATCCTGGTGTTCCTGGGGGGCTTCTACAACTCCTCTGAGCGGGCCTTTGCCCCCCTTCGAGACCCACCCCGGCGTGTAGGCATCTTTCTGGACTATGAGGCCGGGCATCTGGCATTCTACAGCGCCACCGATGGGTCACTCCTGTATGCCTTCCCTGAGACGCCCTTCTCAGGGACGCTTCGGGCCCTCTTCTCACCTCTGTCTAGCAGCCCCACGCCCATGACCATCTGCCGACCCAAGGGAGGGCTTGGGGATGGGCTGGCTTCCCAGTGA
- the TRIM11 gene encoding E3 ubiquitin-protein ligase TRIM11 isoform X1 — translation MAASDLSTNLQEEATCAICLDYFMDPVMTDCGHNFCRECIRRCWGQPEGPYACPECRELSPQRNLRPNRPLAKMAEMARRLHPPSPVPQGVCAAHREPLASFCADELRLLCAACERSGEHWAHRVRPLQDAAEDLKGKLEKSLDHLQKQMEDALLFQAQAEETCALWQKMVESQRQNVRSEFERLRRLLAEEEQRLLQRLEEEELEVLPPLQESAVRLGQQSAQLADLVAELEGRCQLPALGLLQDIMDTLRRVQEVKLQPPKVVPMEMRTVCRVPGLVEALQRFRGDITLDPDTANPELVLSEDMQSVRRGDLRQPLPDSPERFDPGPCVLGREPLSSGRHYWEVEVGERASWALGVCRENANRKEKGELFAGNGFWILVFLGGFYNSSERAFAPLRDPPRRVGIFLDYEAGHLAFYSATDGSLLYAFPETPFSGTLRALFSPLSSSPTPMTICRPKGGLGDGLASQ, via the exons ATGGCCGCCTCCGACTTGTCCACCAACCTCCAGGAGGAGGCCACCTGCGCCATCTGCCTCGACTACTTCATGGACCCCGTGATGACCGACTGCGGCCACAACTTCTGCCGCGAGTGCATCCGGCGCTGCTGGGGCCAGCCCGAGGGCCCGTACGCCTGCCCCGAGTGTCGCGAGCTGTCCCCGCAGCGGAACCTGCGGCCCAACCGCCCGCTGGCCAAGATGGCCGAGATGGCGCGGCGCCTGCACCCGCCGTCCCCGGTGCCCCAGGGCGTGTGCGCCGCGCACCGCGAGCCGCTGGCGTCCTTCTGCGCCGACGAGCTGCGCCTGCTGTGCGCGGCCTGCGAGCGCTCGGGGGAGCACTGGGCGCACCGCGTCCGCCCGCTGCAGGACGCAGCcgaggacctcaag GGCAAGCTGGAGAAGTCCCTGGACCACCTGCAGAAGCAAATGGAAGATGCCCTGCTGTTTCAGGCTCAGGCGGAGGAGACCTGTGCCCTGTGGCAG AAGATGGTGGAGAGCCAGCGGCAGAATGTGCGCTCAGAGTTTGAGCGGCTGCGCCGCCTGCTGGCAGAGGAAGAGCAACGGCTTCTgcagaggctggaggaggaggagctggaagtGCTGCCCCCGCTGCAGGAGAGCGCTGTCCGCCTTGGGCAGCAGAGCGCCCAGCTCGCTGATCTTGTCGCTGAGCTGGAGGGGCGCTGCCAGCTGCCGGCATTGGGACTGCTGCAG GACATCATGGACACCCTGCGCAG GGTCCAGGAAGTGAAGCTGCAGCCGCCTAAGGTGGTGCCCATGGAGATGAGGACGGTGTGCAGGGTCCCGGGGCTGGTGGAGGCTCTGCAGAGGTTCCGAG GGGATATAACGCTGGATCCTGACACTGCTAACCCTGAGCTGGTCCTGTCAGAAGACATGCAGAGTGTGCGGCGGGGGGACCTGCGGCAACCCTTGCCTGACAGCCCTGAGCGCTTTGACCCCGGACCCTGTGTGCTGGGCCGGGAGCCCCTGAGCTCCGGCCGCCACTACTGGGAAGTGGAGGTGGGCGAGCGGGCCAGCTGGGCCTTGGGTGTCTGCAGGGAGAATGCTAACCGTAAGGAGAAGGGTGAACTCTTTGCAGGCAACGGGTTCTGGATCCTGGTGTTCCTGGGGGGCTTCTACAACTCCTCTGAGCGGGCCTTTGCCCCCCTTCGAGACCCACCCCGGCGTGTAGGCATCTTTCTGGACTATGAGGCCGGGCATCTGGCATTCTACAGCGCCACCGATGGGTCACTCCTGTATGCCTTCCCTGAGACGCCCTTCTCAGGGACGCTTCGGGCCCTCTTCTCACCTCTGTCTAGCAGCCCCACGCCCATGACCATCTGCCGACCCAAGGGAGGGCTTGGGGATGGGCTGGCTTCCCAGTGA
- the TRIM17 gene encoding E3 ubiquitin-protein ligase TRIM17 gives MDAVELSRKLQEEATCSICLDYFTDPVMTTCGHNFCRECIRLTWEKAKGKKGRRKRRGVFPCPECRELSPQRTLRPNRLLTKVAEMARQHPGIQSRDLCQVHQEVLKLFCEDDQSPICVVCRESQEHRPHRVVPVEEAVKEHKLKLEGDMGHLREEMEKTQKLQTREQQALAEWQEKVRQQRRLIVTEFKKMAALLVEEEERLLQALRQEEQDTAARLRESMVALEQQSCSLETLLLRLEDCSTREPLQMLQDMKEPQDRKNSLSVQYPEATPISLRTVCRVPGQIEVLKSFQENVVPDPATAYPYLLLYESHQRHYLSTPPEGTPCSKDRFLAYPCAVGCQTFSSGRHYWEVGMNLTGDALWALGVCRDNVSRTDRVPKSPENGFWVVQLCKGKKYEPPVSTLIPITLTEPPSHVGVFLDFEAGEVSFYNASSGSHLHTYAEPAFPGPLKPFFCLGVPKSGQMVISTVTLWVKG, from the exons ATGGATGCCGTGGAACTTTCCAGAAAGCTGCAGGAGGAGGCGACATGCTCCATCTGCCTTGATTATTTCACCGACCCCGTGATGACCACCTGTGGCCACAACTTCTGCCGTGAGTGCATCCGGCTGACTTGGGAGAAGGCCAAAGGCAAGAAGGGCAGGAGGAAGCGCAGGGGGGTCTTCCCCTGCCCCGAGTGCCGCGAGCTGTCCCCCCAGAGGACCCTGCGGCCCAACCGCCTGCTGACCAAGGTGGCCGAGATGGCACGACAGCACCCGGGCATCCAGAGCAGGGATCTGTGCCAGGTGCACCAGGAGGTGCTCAAACTCTTCTGCGAAGATGACCAGAGCCCCATCTGCGTGGTCTGCAGGGAGTCCCAGGAACACCGGCCTCACAGAGTGGTCCCGGTGGAGGAGGCCGTGAAGGAGCACAAG CTGAAGCTGGAGGGTGACATGGGGCACCTGCGGGAGGAAATGGAGAAGACCCAGAAGCTGCAGACCAGGGAGCAGCAGGCCTTGGCCGAGTGGCAG gagaaggtgaggcagcaGAGACGGCTCATTGTGACGGAGTTCAAGAAGATGGCTGCCCTCctagtggaggaggaggagcgcctcctgcaggccctgcgGCAGGAGGAGCAGGACACGGCTGCCAGGCTGCGGGAGAGTATGGTTGCACTAGAGCAGCAGAGCTGCTCCCTGGAGACCCTGCTGCTGCGGCTGGAGGACTGCAGCACTCGGGAGCCACTGCAGATGCTGCAG GATATGAAGGAGCCTCAGGACAG GAAGAACAGCTTGAGTGTGCAGTACCCAGAGGCCACCCCCATCTCGCTGAGGACTGTCTGCAGAGTCCCCGGGCAGATAGAGGTGCTCAAGAGTTTCCAAG AGAACGTGGTACCCGACCCTGCCACAGCGTACCCCTACCTGCTCCTGTACGAGAGCCACCAGAGGCACTACCTCAGCACGCCACCAGAGGGCACACCCTGCAGCAAGGACAGGTTCCTGGCCTACCCCTGTGCCGTGGGCTGCCAGACCTTCTCCTCAGGGCGGCACTACTGGGAGGTGGGCATGAACCTCACAGGGGATGCGCTGTGGGCCCTAGGTGTGTGCAGGGACAACGTGAGCCGGACGGACCGAGTCCCCAAGTCCCCCGAAAATGGATTCTGGGTTGTACAGCTGTGCAAGGGAAAGAAGTATGAGCCCCCGGTGTCCACCCTGATCCCCATCACCCTGACGGAGCCCCCCAGCCACGTGGGCGTCTTCCTGGACTTTGAGGCCGGGGAGGTGTCTTTCTACAACGCCAGCAGCGGGTCCCACCTGCACACCTACGCCGAGCCAGCCTTCCCAGGCCCCCTGAAGCCCTTCTTTTGCCTTGGGGTCCCCAAATCCGGCCAGATGGTCATCTCAACAGTGACACTGTGGGTGAAGGGATAG
- the LOC103295007 gene encoding 60S ribosomal protein L15-like produces MDTYKYIQELWMKKQSESVTYGKPVHYSVNQLKFARSLQPVAEERAGRHCGALRVLNSYWVGEDSTYKFFEVILIDPFHKTIRRNPGTQWITKPVHKHREIRGLTSAGRKSRGLGKGHKFHHTIGGSPHAAWRRRNTLQLQCYR; encoded by the exons ATGAAGAAGCAGTCCGAG AGTGTAACCTACGGCAAGCCTGTCCATTACAGTGTTAACCAGCTGAAGTTTGCTCGAAGTCTTCAGCCTGTTGCCGAAGAGCGAGCTGGACGCCACTGTGGGGCTCTGAGAGTCCTGAATTCTTACTGGGTTGGTGAAGATTCCACGTACAAATTCTTTGAGGTTATCCTCATTGATCCATTCCATAAAACTATCAGAAGAAATCCTGGCACCCAATGGATCACCAAACCAGTCCACAAGCACAGGGAGATTCGAGGGCTGACATCTGCGGGCCGCAAGAGCCGTGGCCTTGGGAAGGGCCACAAGTTCCACCACACTATTGGTGGTTCTCCCCATGCAGCTTGGAGAAGGCGCAATACTCTACAGCTCCAGTGTTACCGCTAA